In one window of Drosophila innubila isolate TH190305 chromosome 2L unlocalized genomic scaffold, UK_Dinn_1.0 4_B_2L, whole genome shotgun sequence DNA:
- the LOC117781305 gene encoding LOW QUALITY PROTEIN: uncharacterized protein DDB_G0284459-like (The sequence of the model RefSeq protein was modified relative to this genomic sequence to represent the inferred CDS: inserted 1 base in 1 codon; deleted 2 bases in 1 codon; substituted 1 base at 1 genomic stop codon), translated as MQNINQESRQGPHEKRLLNHLLSTYNTLERPVANESDPLEVKFGLTLQQIIDVLFNVAWASLYLEAWNDTPWSWPSMGHVVNAPELLEPPRPLYRINFIXEHVTGRLEPKEAPAWQRRAFRYLVSFPVIXLCLCLVFAVMFLMLRFQDWWDSKLPEESVLCCLSVIPKVLLAGAITLMDEAYFKLAVWLNDRENYRLQSKYENHLIAKVALFQFVNSFLSLFYIAFYLRDEEKLKEQLAGLLISRQIIGNLRESAIPYFLEQWKLAKLSFNMWGALSPTQNVNRSLAEELATAEEKLKAEAAAKPVKQEQQQQASSKRNIGQAEIESSLYKYDGTFSDHLEMLVQMGYVVLFSAAFPLAGICALINNLMEIRSDAFKLAHVHQRPFGQRVANIGTWQNALSILSLAAVIVNCALIGLSGQVSRLWPGLTTAQTIILIVTLEHIMLGLRQALTWLLPELPSWLAAEIARAEHCRREMQCKGTSPRPTPPTPPSTTSTQPEQDCTGGNTTHDQSMESQLAEDMLLYGPEMAAARFGRSIEADVNIYENRDSSPDSPPSQTSTILIRPLHESTPPHGGASLSSLHQDGNGGACKSCRKKSQIFIPDIPPFLGYSVRNLSALPIQSQRVKQQQLLIGASASTLALNSAAASFAPRLQSMQIQEIPPFRKKSSDSADHTGSSTSSSPQRASMRQLQLQQLQHPQLQQQQTSKISEIPPYSKTRKISAESASHFPMSDKLHIKLHAPEWMSRLKVNDNPNLHRSIDCIAKELTSNVDNTDILKPAPSWSNVALKTGASGSMLATPPASQQQQQIVASSSSSSGGGGSVFSPSGIGPGASSIISNSQSRPSVGALSNSSSSSSQKQQQKQAKEEREKEKEKEKEKEKEKEKEKEKEKEREKELEQAAASTASTSAGNTDDEAKAAELAAKKSRLKQKLVKSARSVAIFSLKLKERRQREAEKAATIAVEHAKALAKLPVPQAVGGELSLIPIEQLIQIEDIKPAIKPSTTTTSSSSTQAGSSMHYHQHHHQQQQQQQPQQPQQHQHHPYPHTDN; from the exons ATGCAGAATATAAATCAAG AAAGCCGTCAGGGACCACATGAGAAACGTTTACTGAATCACCTGCTCTCCACATACAACACACTGGAGCGACCTGTTGCAAATGAATCGGATCCACTGGAAGTCAAATTTGGGCTGACACTGCAGCAAATCATCGATGTG CTCTTCAATGTAGCCTGGGCATCGTTGTATCTGGAGGCCTGGAACGATACTCCGTGGAGTTGGCCTTCGATGGGGCACGTTGTCAACGCCCCCGAGCTACTCGAACCGCCTCGGCCGCTCTacagaataaattttattt GAGAACATGTGACGGGTCGACTGGAGCCGAAGGAGGCGCCTGCCTGGCAACGTCGCGCC TTTCGCTATTTGGTCAGCTTTCCTGTGA GACTCTGCCTTTGCCTGGTCTTTGCCGTAATGTTTCTCATGCTGCGTTTCCAG GATTGGTGGGACTCCAAGCTGCCGGAGGAGAGTGTCCTGTGCTGTCTCAGTGTGATACCGAAGGTTTTGCTGGCTGGTGCCATTACCCTGATGGATGAGGCCTACTTTAAGCTGGCCGTGTGGCTCAACGATCGCG AGAATTATCGCCTTCAATCGAAGTACGAGAATCATTTGATAGCCAAGGTGGCGCTCTTTCAATTTGTCAATTCATTTCTGTCCCTATTCTACATCGCATTTTATCTGCGCGATGAGGAAAAGCTCAAGgag CAACTCGCTGGTCTGCTTATCTCTCGCCAAATTATTGGCAATTTACGAGAATCGGCCATTCCTTATTTCCTGGAGCAATGGAAGTTGGCTAAGCTGAGTTTTAATATGTGGGGTGCCTTAAGTCCCACACAGAACGTTAATCGCAGTCTTGCCGAGGAACTTGCAACCGCCGAAGAGAAACTAAAGGCGGAGGCAGCTGCCAAGCCGGTAaaacaggagcagcaacagcaggctTCAAGTAAACGCAATATTGGACAGGCTGAGATTGAGAGCTCTTTGTACAAA TACGACGGTACTTTCTCGGATCACTTGGAGATGCTTGTTCAGATGGGTTATGTCGTACTCTTTTCGGCTGCCTTTCCCTTGGCTGGTATCTGTGCTTTGATAAACAACCTGATGGAAATACGCTCGGATGCCTTCAAGTTGGCTCATGTGCATCAGCGTCCGTTTGGACAGCGTGTGGCTAACATTGGCACCTGGCAGAATGCACTCAGCATTTTGTCTCTAGCCGCGGTTATTGTTAACTGTGCACTGATTGGTTTGTCCGGCCAGGTGTCCCGGCTGTGGCCTGGCCTGACCACCGCACAGACCATAATATTGATTGTCACACTAGAG CACATCATGCTGGGACTGCGTCAGGCTCTTACCTGGCTGTTGCCGGAGCTGCCCTCCTGGTTGGCAGCGGAGATTGCACGTGCCGAGCATTGTCGTCGTGAGATGCAGTGCAAGGGCACCTCACCACGACCCACACCACCGACGCCGCCGTCAACCACATCCACACAACCGGAGCAGGATTGCACGGGCGGCAACACAACGCACGATCAATCCATGGAGAGTCAGCTGGCAGAGGATATGCTGCTCTATGGACCTGAAATGGCCGCTGCACGCTTTGGCCGCAGCATTGAGGCGGATGTCAACATTTACGAGAATCGCGACTCCTCGCCGGACTCACCTCCATCGCAG ACTAGCACAATACTCATAAGACCCTTGCACGAATCCACGCCGCCGCATGGAGGCGCCTCACTCAGCAGTTTGCACCAAGATGGCAACGGCGG CGCTTGTAAGAGTTGTAGAAAAAAGTCGCAAATCTTCATACCGGATATACCACCATTTCTTGGATATTCGGTACGCAATTTGAGCGCTCTGCCGATACAGAGTCAAAgagtaaaacaacaacagctgctcaTCGG CGCTTCAGCCAGCACGCTAGCTCTGAACTCTGCCGCTGCCAGCTTTGCTCCGCGCCTGCAATCGATGCAGATTCAAGAGATTCCTCCATTCCGTAAGAAATCTAGTGATTCGGCTGATCACACTGGCAGCAGTACCAGCAGCAGTCCACAGCGTGCCTCGATGCGGCagctgcaactacaacaactacagcacccacaactacaacaacaacagacgtCGAAGATATCGGAGATTCCGCCGTACAGCAAGACGCGTAAAATCTCCGCCGAGAGCGCATCTCACTTTCCAATGAGC GATAAACTACACATAAAACTTCACGCACCTGAATGGATGTCCCGTTTAAAAGTCAACGACAATCCGAACCTGCATAGAAGCATAGATTGCATTGCCAAG GAACTCACAAGCAATGTCGACAACACGGATATCCTAAAACCTGCGCCATCCTGGAGCAATGTGGCATTGAAGACCGGCGCATCTGGCAGCATGCTAGCCACGCCTCCCGCCtcccagcaacagcagcaaattgTGGCATCATCGTCTTCATCTTCGGGTGGCGGCGGCAGCGTGTTTAGTCCCAGTGGCATCGGGCCTGGCGCCTCCAGCATCATCAGTAATTCTCAGTCACGACCCAGTGTGGGCGCTCTATCAAATTCCTCATCGAGCTCAtcacagaagcagcagcaaaagcaggCGAAAGAAGAGCGAgagaaggaaaaggaaaaagagaaggaaaaagagaaggaaaaGGAGAAGGAAAAGGAGAAGGAAAAAGAGAGGGAAAAGGAACTGGAACAGGCAGCTGCTTCCACTGCATCCACATCTGCGGGCAATACTGATGATGAGGCTAAAG CAGCGGAATTGGCCGCCAAGAAATCGCGACTAAAGCAAAAACTGGTCAAGAGTGCGCGCTCTGTGGCGATTTTTTCCCTCAAGCTGAAGGAGCGTCGACAGCGTGAGGCGGAAAAGGCAGCAACGATTGCGGTGGAGCATGCCAAG GCTTTAGCCAAGTTGCCAGTGCCTCAGGCTGTGGGCGGCGAACTGTCATTAATTCCCATCGAGCAACTAATACAAATTGAGGATATCAAACCTGCGATCAAACCctcaacgacaacaacgagtTCATCCTCCACACAAGCAGGTTCTTCTATGcattatcatcaacatcatcatcaacagcagcagcagcagcagccgcagcagccgcagcagcatcagcatcatccTTATCCACACACAGACAACTAA